The following nucleotide sequence is from Paracrocinitomix mangrovi.
AATAATACAAAATGCTTCGAACGGTGTTGGTTCGGTTCAAAATGATGGAACAATTGACTACTTACCATTTGGCGGCTATGTAGGTGAAGATTCAATAGTATATGCCATTTGTGATGTTTTCTGCTCTTCAATTTGCGATACAGCAGTAGTTCGTATCAGCATATCAGATGAAGTTGAACTAACTGTTCCGGGTGGTTTTTCACCTAACGGAGACGGAACAAATGAAATATTCATCATTGAAGGACTAGAAGCATATCCAAACAATGAGCTCACCATCTTCAATCGTTGGGGAGACATTATCTACACAGCAGCTCCATACAACAACAATTGGAGTGGACAGGCCGAAGGAAAAAGAACAATTTCCGGAGATGAAGTGGTAACAGGTACCTATTTCTATATTTTGAAATTGGATGACACCATGGAGCCTTTACACGGATCAATTGAAATTAAAAAATAATTAGCCTTATGAAAATGATGAAAAATTTAAGCGTAATTACAGCATTGTTCATGGCTTCATTTGGCTTTGGACAAAGTAGATTTCACATGACTCAATACATGATGCATCAACCGTTCATTAACCCTTCTAGCATGGGGATGTATGATAACATGAATGGATCTGTATTCTACAAAAATCAGTGGACAGGATTTGACGGTGCTCCACAATTGATTGGGTTCAATTTCAACTCTCCTGTTGGAGGTTTAAACAATAGATTAGGATTTACAGTAATCAACGATAGAATTGGCGTCAATAACAACACAGAATTATCTGCAGCTTATGCATATACGCTAAAGCTAAGTAACAAGGCAAATCTATCTTTTGGTGTATCGGCTACATTGAGATTATCACAAAGTGATTATGCAGAAGTAGAAACCATCATTACTGATCCTGAATTTCAAGCAAATACACCAACCCTGGCAATGCCTAACTTTAAGTTTGGTTCATATTTCAGAACCAAGAAGTTTTATGTTGGATTTGCCTTGCCAAATCTGTTGAAGAACACCATTGAATATGACAATGAATTCTCGGGCTCTACATCATTTGATTTCTCTGACTGGCATTTTTACTTGCACAGTGGATATTCTTGGGAGATTAGTGACAAGTTTGACCTGAACTCATCTTTGTTATTCAAACATGTATCAGGTGCTCCTTTCCAACTGGATTTAAGCACTATGTTCGTTGTGAAAAAACGATTTGGATTTGGATTAAACTATCGAACTTCAAATGACCTGGCTGCAATGTTGAGATTCAGAATTAATCCAATGTTAGAAATGGGATATTCATATGATTACAGTTTTAGCGCTTTGAAAAACTATTCAAGCGGAAGTCATGAAATCATGTTGATATTTGACATTTACAGTAAGGAAAATAAACCTGAAAATGCAATGCCTAGATATTAAGAGGCATCAAAATAATGAAACAAAAAAGGAGCATTTTAACATGCTCCTTTTTTAATTTTATCCTGCAAAGAAATCCTTCATTTTACTAAAGAATCCTTGTTCCTTCTTGCCAGGTTTAGGCTTGAAGTTGTCAGATTCTCCGAGTTTTTCCAGAATATCTTTTTCATCTGAACTAAGTTTTTTAGGTGTCCACACATTGATATGAACAAATAAATCTCCCGTTCCATAACCATGAACACTTGGTAATCCTTTACCTTTTAATCGCAACATTTTACCACTTTGCGTACCCGGTTCAATTTTAATTTTTGCTCTTCCTTCAACCAGTGGAACTTCCATACTGTTTCCTAAAGCCGCATCCACAAAAGACACATATGCCTCAAAATGCAGGTTTGATCCATCTCTTTGAAGTGTATCATTTTTTTCTTCCTCAATCACTACAAGTAAGTCTCCCGGAACACCGTCAAAAGGACCGGCATTACCTTTTCCACCTACTTTCAATTGC
It contains:
- a CDS encoding type IX secretion system membrane protein PorP/SprF, giving the protein MKNLSVITALFMASFGFGQSRFHMTQYMMHQPFINPSSMGMYDNMNGSVFYKNQWTGFDGAPQLIGFNFNSPVGGLNNRLGFTVINDRIGVNNNTELSAAYAYTLKLSNKANLSFGVSATLRLSQSDYAEVETIITDPEFQANTPTLAMPNFKFGSYFRTKKFYVGFALPNLLKNTIEYDNEFSGSTSFDFSDWHFYLHSGYSWEISDKFDLNSSLLFKHVSGAPFQLDLSTMFVVKKRFGFGLNYRTSNDLAAMLRFRINPMLEMGYSYDYSFSALKNYSSGSHEIMLIFDIYSKENKPENAMPRY